The sequence below is a genomic window from Massilia oculi.
GCGGCCAGCAGCATGCTCAATATCTTCCGCCACTCGCGCACGCCGGGCAACTACGTGATCCTGTCGGGCGACGTGCATTATTCCTTCGTCTACGACGTCGAGGTGCGCCAGTCGGGCCGGCCGCAGCATGTGTGGCAGATCACCAGCAGCGGCATCAAGAACGAATTCCCGCGCCGCCTGCTCGACTGGCTCGACCGCCTGAACCGCTGGCTGTATTCGCCGCGCTCGCCGCTGAACTGGTTCACCAAGCGGCGCGACCTGGCCCTCAGCCCGCGCCTGCCCGACCAGCGCACCAGCGGCGAGCGCCTGTGGAACGGCGCCGGCATCGGCCAGGTATGGCTCGACGCCCACGGCCGCCCGCGTCGCATCGTGCAGCACAATGCCGATGGCCGGCCGTCCACCGAGTTCCTGCTGCCGGCGGACACCGATGCCGCCACCCCGGCGGCCGAGGAATCGCATCGGGCCGCATAGGCCGCGCGGCCTAGTTCTTCAGGAGCGCGAGCGGCTGGCCGCGCGCCCAGCGGTTGGACGACAGCGAAAAGCTCAGCGCCCGCACCTGGTGATACCAGCCGGCCGGCACGTACAGCATGTCGCCGGGCTCCACGACGATCTCGACCAGCGCCGCCTGGCGCGCCAGCGGGAAGGCGTCGTAATCGGGCGCTTCCGGGTCGACCGGGGAGCCGAACAGCAGCGGATTGGCCTCGCGCGCATACAGGAAGGCGTCATGGTGCGGCGGCGCCAGGAAAATCCGCTTGGTGCCCCACAGCTGGGCGAAGATATTGTCGTCGTAGTCGCAATGCAGCGGCGTCACCGTGCGCGCCGGTCCGATCCAGAAGCGGGGCGGCCCCATCTTGTCGAACCAGGCCGGCCAGTGGCACAGGCGGTTCAGTTCGCGCAGGGACAGGTTGCCCACATAGGGCGGCAGGCCGGATGCGGCGTCGGGCGGCGTCAGGTCGAGGTAGTCGCGCAGCAGCATGTCCTGCATCGCGCGATCCGGCGCGAAGGCCGTATTGACGTAGTCGCCGATACGCGCGCGTACCGGCAGGTGGCCGTATCGTTCGCGCAGGTCGTGCGGGGTAAGAGCGGCCAGCGGCCAGCGCTTGACGATACCGCTGACCAGGAAGGGCATGCCGGCCGCCGCCCGCGCACGGAAGCCGGCCGCATCCAGCCGGGCGAGGCGCGGCACCGCGGTGAACGGGGGAAGCTGGCGCGCGGCCTGGCGGATGGCGTCGCGCATGGCGGCGATCGACGCGACGCCGCGCACCTGCGCCGCTTTCTCCGCTTCGGCCTGTTTCTTCGCGGCCGCATCCACCGCCGCCGGCAGGGCGGGGCGCGGCGGCAGGCGCTTGCCTGTGATGTTTTCTACTGCCATGGGATCTCGTACTGGACGCCCGGGTCGGGCGAAACCACGTATGGTACTCGCCAACATGCCTTTCATCCCTTCATCCATTGAGAAACAGCAGCTTTTACTGCGGATGGAACGGCTCTGTTAGTCAGCGCACGGTCTCTGAATGCCTGTCCATTGTATTTTTTGTATCGCGACGCAGTTGGTTCGATACTGCGCTCGTGGCGAAGCCCTGGATGGGCGTCGTCCCGAGATAGGGACGGGCAGCCTGGGAAATCGATGAAATCGTTGCGTTGGCTTGAGGTCGTTGAGAAAAGAAACTGATCTTGGGCATGAAGCCGCGCTGCCATTGATGTACCGCAGGCAGCTTTCGTTCCCGCGTCATGTATCGGACTGATTCAAGGAAGAATGTGGTGATAGTCGAATATCGGTCTACTCCGCGTTGGTCACACATTTTATGAGGGATACACCATGGATAATCAAAAGTCTACCGAGGGTAAAGGCATCGACGCCAACAAGGCCGGTTCGAGCATTGGCAAGAGCCAGGATTCCAGCCTGAACAAGGGCACCACCGCTTCGTCGGGCAGCCAGCAGAGCGCATCGTCGAACCTGAGCAGCACCAGCCCGTCGCCATCGTCGTCGAGCCTGCAAAGCGCTTCGTCGAGCGGCAATATGGGCAGCACCGGCTCGTCGTCCGGCTCGTCGATCGGTTCGCAGTCGTCCTCGTCGTCGAACCTGAACTCGGCCGCAGGCAACAGCGGTTCGCTGGGCAATAACGGCCTGGGCGCATCGTCGTCGAGCCAGTCGGCATCGTCGACCCCGTCGTCGGCTGCGTCGTCGGACTCGTCCAACGGCGATCAATCGACCGTCGGCGGCATCAAGGCCGCGATCTCGTCGATCTCGCCAGACAAAGTGCACGCAGGCATCGACAAGGCAGCGCAAGCCGCCCAGCCGATGGTGGACAACCTGGCTTCGCGCGCGCACGCCGGCGTCGACAAGGTCTCCGGCATGCTGAGCTCGGCTCAAGAAAAACTGGGCGGCGGTTCGGCCCAGCTGAGCGAAAAGTGCTCGGACCTGTCGGCCCAGGGCAAGGAATACGTCAAGAACAATCCGGGCAGCGCACTGCTGGCCGCGGTGGGCGTGGGCTTCATCCTGGCCAAGCTGCTGGGTGGTTCGAGCGACCGTCACGAATATCGTAACTACCGCGATTACCGCGACTGATACGGTCCCGGTCTGGCGCGCCGCGAGGCGCGCCTGCCGATAGCCCGGCCGGCATTCGCTGGCCGGGCTTTTTTCGTCCCGGCTTCTTTCACCCGCGATTTAACGCTTTCTTAACGCCTGACTAACATCTCGATGACGGCATGCAACCTAGCATGCATAGCATGACCATCGAGAAACTTCACCTGCCCGAAAGTATCAGTGGCGTATCGACGACGTCACCGCTTCCTGCCACCGGATCGGCGCGCCTCACCGGCTGGGCCGGCCCTTTCGCCCCGCTGGTTGATCTCCTGCTCATCGGCCTGCTCATTCTTTCCGGATTCCGCCTCGCACTGATTGCCTGGCAATGGCCGCGCGTGGCGGCGACCGGCATCGTGCCCGAGATCCTGCTGCAGGGCGTGCGCGCCGACCTGATCCTGCTCGGCTACTTCATCGCGGTTCCGTTGCTGCTGGCGCCCCTGCTGGCGCATGCCCGCAGCGCCGGCTTGTGGCGCAGGGCCAGCGTGGCCTGGACCGGGCTCGCGCTCATCTTTATCGTGTTCATGGAAGTGGCCTCGCCACAATTTATCATGCAATACGATGCGCGGCCGAACCGCCTGTTCATCGAATACCTGGCTTATCCGCAAGAAGTGTTTTCGACACTGTGGCATGGCTTTCGCACCGCTTTGCTGCTGGGCTTTGCGCTGACCATCGTGCTCGGCATCGCCCTGGTGCGCCTGCTGAAGAGAACCGCGGCCGGCATGACGCTGTGGCCGAGCCGCAAGCTGCTGCTGGTCTGGCCCATCCTGTGCCTGCTGGTTCTGGTGCAGATCCGCTCCACCACCGGCCATCGTCCGGCGAACCCGGCCATGTTCGCGCTGACCGGCGATGCAATGGTCAACTCCCTCGTCATCAACTCGGCCTGGTCGGTGCTCGATGCCATCCGCTCGATGGGCAACGAGGCGAAGTCCTCGGAAATCTATGGCGACTTCCCGCGCGAGCGGGTGTTTGCCGAGGTCAAGGCGGCGCCGTGGCTGCGCGACCACCGTTTCCCGAATCCCGAGCTGCCGACCATGCATTACCAGCAGGCGGCGATCGCGCGCAGCAAACCGCTCAATCTCGTGATCGTGCTGCAGGAGAGCATGGGCGCCACCTTCGTCAAGTCGCTGGGCGGCCTGCCGGTGACGCCGGAACTCGAAAAACTCAAGGACGAGGGCTGGTGGTTCGAGCAGCTGTACGCCACCGGCACCCGCTCGGTGCGCGGCATCGAGGCGGTGGTGGCCGGCTATGCGCCGACACCGGCGCGCAGCACGGTGAAACTGTCCCTGTCGCAGAATAATTTTTATACACTGGCCGACGGGCTGGGCCGCCAGGGCTACCACACCGAATTCGTCTACGGCGGCGAGGCGCACTTCGACAATATGCGCAGTTTCTTTACCGGCAACGGCTTCCAGAACATCGTCGACATCGGCGACATGAAGCCGCAATTCGTCGGCAGCTGGGGCGCCTCGGACGAAGACCTGTTCGACAAGTCGCTCGAGCGCCTGAACAAGCTGCATGAAGGCGGCAAGCCGTTCTTCAGCCTGATCTTCACTTCATCGAACCACGAGCCGTTCGAATTCCCGGATGGCAAGATTGCATTGCATGACCCGGACAAGCAGACCGTCAACAACGCCGTCAAGTACGCCGACTACGCCCTTGGAAAATTCATCCGCGAAGCGAAGCGGCAAGCCTACTGGAAAGACACGGTATTCCTGATCGTGGCCGACCACGACAACCGTGTCTATGGCGATGCGCTGATGCCGATCAAGAAATTTCATATTCCCGGCCTGATCCTGGGCGCCGACATCGAAGCAAGACGCATCGGCGCCATCGCGAGCCAGGTCGACCTGGGCCCCACGCTGCTGTCGCTGCTGGGCGTGTCCAGCAACCACCCGATGATCGGGCGCGACTTCGTCAAGGATGCCACGACGCCGGGCCGCGCCCTGATCCAGTTCAACGATTACTTCGCCTACCTGGAAGGCGCCAATGCAACCGTGCTGCGTCCGGGTCAGCCGCCGCTGGCGGCGCGCTATGACGCGGCCAGTGGGCATTTCGATCCTGGCGCGGGCGCGCCAACCCGGGCCCGGGCGGACCAGGCGATGGCGCACGCGATGCTGCCCTCGCTGCTGTATCGCGAACAACGCTACCGGCCGCGCTGACGCCGTCTTACAATACCCGCATGCGCATCCTCATCGTCGAAGACAATCCCGACATCCTCGCCAACCTCTACGGTTTCCTGGAGCCCAAGGGCTACACGCTCGATTCGGCCCGCAACGGCTATGGCGGCCTGGCGCTGGCTTCCGAGAACACCTATGACGTTATCGTCCTCGACGTCATGCTGCCCGGCCTGAATGGCCTGGAGCTGTGCCAGAAGCTGCGTGCCGAACTGCTGTCGACTACGCCAGTGCTGATGCTGACCGCGCGCGACGCCCTGCACGACAAGGTGGCCGGCTTCGACAGCGGCGCCGACGACTACCTGGTCAAGCCGTTCTCGCTGGTCGAACTCGACGTGCGCCTGAAAGCCCTGGCGCGCCGTGCCGGCGGTCATCACGTGATCAGCCGCGAACTTCGCTTCGGCCCGCTGGTGTTCGATCCCGACCAGCAGGAGGCCGCGCGCGACGGCGTCAAGGTCGCCCTGACCAAGACCGGCTACGTGTTGCTGCGCTGCCTGATGGCGGCGGCCCCGCGCATCGTGCCGCGCGAGACGCTCGAGCAAGCCGTGTGGGGCGAGGACCGTCCCGAAAGCGATGCCTTGCGCACGCATATCCATGCGCTGCGGCAGGCGATCGACAAGCCGTTCGCCTTCCCCATGGTGCACACCATCGCCGGCGTGGGTTACAAGCTCGCCTTGCCAGATGCGCGAGGCTAGTTCGCTGAGCCGGCCGATCACCAGGGCCTTCATCCTGTTCGGCGTCGTGCTGTCGTTGTTCTTCGCGGTGCTGGCGGCGCTGGTGGTCGAGGGCATCGAGGTGCACCTGGTCGACGAACGCCTGGCCGAAGTCGAGAAATGGGCGCGTCCGCGCGCCGCCGCCGGGCTGCCCGCCGACCTGCCGGCCGGCCTGCGCTTCCACCGCGGCGACGACATTCCGCTGTCGCTGCGCGGCCTGCCGGCCGGCGTGTCCGAGGCCGAGATCGACGGCGTCGGCCTGCACGTGCTGGCGGGCAGCGACGAGGCGGGCCCCTACGTCGTGGTCGACCATGAAAGCGACTACGAGCAGATCGAGCTGCTGGTGTATTCGATGTTCGCCGCCTTCTTTGCCGGCTTCGTCATCCTGGCGCTGTTCCTGGGCCGCTTCGTGGGCATGCGGATCGTCACCCCGATCCGCGAACTGGCGGACGCGGTCGGCCGGGGTGCGCTGGCGCTGCCGCACACGGCGCGCGAGGACGAGCTGGGCATCCTGGCGCGCGCGCTGGACGCGCATACCAGCGAGCTGCGCGCCTTCCTCGACCGCGAGCGCTTCTTCACGGGCGATGTCAGCCACGAACTGCGCACGCCGCTGACGGTCATCATGGGCGCGGCCGAGATCCTGGTCGAGAACACCGACAACCCCGCGGTGCGGGCGCCGGCCCGGCGCATTTACCGCGCCGCCCAGGAAGCCACCGAGTGCGTCACCGTCTTGCTGCTGCTGGCGCGCACGCCCGAACTCGGCCTGTTTCCGCCGGTCTCGGTGGGCGACATCGCGCGCCTTGAGACCGAACGCTACCAGCCCATGGTGGCCGATAAACCGGTGGTCCTGCGCTGCACCGGCTCGGCTGTCATCGACGTGCGCGCGCCGGCCGAGCTGTGCGTGTCGGCGATCGCCAACCTGATCCGCAACGCCTGCCAGTACACCGAACAGGGTGAGGTGACGGTGGTGCTGGAACCCGGTCGCATCAGCGTGGAAGACACCGGCCCCGGCTTGCCGGACGCGGTGCGCCAGACGCTGGACCGGGATGCCGCCGCGATCCCGTCGAGCGGCTCGGCCGGAACCGGCCTGGGCCTGTCGCTGGTCAAGCGTATCTGCGAATACCTCGGCGCCACGCTGATCCATGAACAGCGCGCGGGCGGCGGCAGCCGCTTCACGATCGTGTTTCCAGGCGAGTTCACGCAATCCTGACGCGGGCCTGACGTTGGCATGAAGGGTCACTGCTTACTCTTCAAGTGCTGCGGTCCGTGTCGGACCGCGCTGCATGAGGGGAAAGCGTGGAGAGATTGTTCAGCAGGCGCATCCAGGCGCCGGTGCTGGTGCTGGCGGTGGCCTTGTTGCTGGCCAGCGTGGGCAACGTCAAATTCTGGTCGGTCCTGTGCAGTGCCGCGGGCGGCGCCTCGCTAGCCAGCGTGCCGCTGCTGGCGGGCTCGTTCCTGATCGTGGTCCTGTTCTTCAACGCCTGCCTGACGCTGGCCAGCTTTCGTCCCGTCGCCAAGCCGGTGCTGATCGTGCTGGTACTGGCCGCGTCGGCCACCGGCTACTTCATCGCGACCTATGGCATTGTCATCGACAAGGCCATGATCCAGAACGTGTTCGAGACCGACGCGCGCGAAGCCACGGAGCTGATCAGCTGGCAGATGGCGGGCAGGATCGGCCTCCTGGGCGTGCTGCCCGCTTGGGCGATCTGGCGCGCCCGGATCGCGTTCCCGCGCGGCGCGCAGGGGCTGCTCGAACGCGCCGGCATCGCCGGCGGCTCGCTGCTGGCGGCGC
It includes:
- a CDS encoding cupin-like domain-containing protein; translation: MAVENITGKRLPPRPALPAAVDAAAKKQAEAEKAAQVRGVASIAAMRDAIRQAARQLPPFTAVPRLARLDAAGFRARAAAGMPFLVSGIVKRWPLAALTPHDLRERYGHLPVRARIGDYVNTAFAPDRAMQDMLLRDYLDLTPPDAASGLPPYVGNLSLRELNRLCHWPAWFDKMGPPRFWIGPARTVTPLHCDYDDNIFAQLWGTKRIFLAPPHHDAFLYAREANPLLFGSPVDPEAPDYDAFPLARQAALVEIVVEPGDMLYVPAGWYHQVRALSFSLSSNRWARGQPLALLKN
- a CDS encoding DUF883 family protein; translated protein: MDNQKSTEGKGIDANKAGSSIGKSQDSSLNKGTTASSGSQQSASSNLSSTSPSPSSSSLQSASSSGNMGSTGSSSGSSIGSQSSSSSNLNSAAGNSGSLGNNGLGASSSSQSASSTPSSAASSDSSNGDQSTVGGIKAAISSISPDKVHAGIDKAAQAAQPMVDNLASRAHAGVDKVSGMLSSAQEKLGGGSAQLSEKCSDLSAQGKEYVKNNPGSALLAAVGVGFILAKLLGGSSDRHEYRNYRDYRD
- a CDS encoding LTA synthase family protein, with the translated sequence MHSMTIEKLHLPESISGVSTTSPLPATGSARLTGWAGPFAPLVDLLLIGLLILSGFRLALIAWQWPRVAATGIVPEILLQGVRADLILLGYFIAVPLLLAPLLAHARSAGLWRRASVAWTGLALIFIVFMEVASPQFIMQYDARPNRLFIEYLAYPQEVFSTLWHGFRTALLLGFALTIVLGIALVRLLKRTAAGMTLWPSRKLLLVWPILCLLVLVQIRSTTGHRPANPAMFALTGDAMVNSLVINSAWSVLDAIRSMGNEAKSSEIYGDFPRERVFAEVKAAPWLRDHRFPNPELPTMHYQQAAIARSKPLNLVIVLQESMGATFVKSLGGLPVTPELEKLKDEGWWFEQLYATGTRSVRGIEAVVAGYAPTPARSTVKLSLSQNNFYTLADGLGRQGYHTEFVYGGEAHFDNMRSFFTGNGFQNIVDIGDMKPQFVGSWGASDEDLFDKSLERLNKLHEGGKPFFSLIFTSSNHEPFEFPDGKIALHDPDKQTVNNAVKYADYALGKFIREAKRQAYWKDTVFLIVADHDNRVYGDALMPIKKFHIPGLILGADIEARRIGAIASQVDLGPTLLSLLGVSSNHPMIGRDFVKDATTPGRALIQFNDYFAYLEGANATVLRPGQPPLAARYDAASGHFDPGAGAPTRARADQAMAHAMLPSLLYREQRYRPR
- a CDS encoding response regulator transcription factor; amino-acid sequence: MRILIVEDNPDILANLYGFLEPKGYTLDSARNGYGGLALASENTYDVIVLDVMLPGLNGLELCQKLRAELLSTTPVLMLTARDALHDKVAGFDSGADDYLVKPFSLVELDVRLKALARRAGGHHVISRELRFGPLVFDPDQQEAARDGVKVALTKTGYVLLRCLMAAAPRIVPRETLEQAVWGEDRPESDALRTHIHALRQAIDKPFAFPMVHTIAGVGYKLALPDARG
- a CDS encoding sensor histidine kinase, with amino-acid sequence MREASSLSRPITRAFILFGVVLSLFFAVLAALVVEGIEVHLVDERLAEVEKWARPRAAAGLPADLPAGLRFHRGDDIPLSLRGLPAGVSEAEIDGVGLHVLAGSDEAGPYVVVDHESDYEQIELLVYSMFAAFFAGFVILALFLGRFVGMRIVTPIRELADAVGRGALALPHTAREDELGILARALDAHTSELRAFLDRERFFTGDVSHELRTPLTVIMGAAEILVENTDNPAVRAPARRIYRAAQEATECVTVLLLLARTPELGLFPPVSVGDIARLETERYQPMVADKPVVLRCTGSAVIDVRAPAELCVSAIANLIRNACQYTEQGEVTVVLEPGRISVEDTGPGLPDAVRQTLDRDAAAIPSSGSAGTGLGLSLVKRICEYLGATLIHEQRAGGGSRFTIVFPGEFTQS